One stretch of Pedobacter riviphilus DNA includes these proteins:
- a CDS encoding GPW/gp25 family protein, whose product MSENFFNKPFRFNAVFSGAGLQATDLGKSISNHIELIIFTRFGEHRFHHDFGCEIWDLDFELIVSESIWEEKFRKSLLKSITNSEFRIYNTEVEVRITEVENVYPLRKITEIKKKVDISVRALIKTTGEKYFFNTALFLSPLST is encoded by the coding sequence ATGTCTGAAAATTTTTTCAACAAACCCTTCAGATTTAACGCCGTATTTTCAGGTGCTGGCCTACAGGCAACAGACCTAGGAAAATCGATTTCTAACCACATTGAATTGATTATTTTTACCCGGTTTGGAGAGCATAGATTCCATCATGATTTTGGATGTGAAATATGGGACCTGGATTTTGAGTTAATCGTGAGCGAGAGCATTTGGGAGGAAAAATTCCGCAAATCGTTGCTAAAATCCATAACCAATAGTGAATTTCGGATATATAATACCGAGGTAGAGGTCCGTATTACTGAAGTAGAAAACGTATATCCGCTACGTAAGATAACTGAGATTAAAAAAAAGGTAGATATTAGTGTTAGGGCACTAATAAAAACCACAGGAGAAAAATATTTTTTCAACACCGCTTTATTTCTTAGCCCGCTATCAACTTAA
- the tssO gene encoding type VI secretion system TssO — protein MKPINATEIRNSYTKFILNFVFLTLFSILCIYLFFAASDYEYTLLDKKVKETEKLSYLRKDINTNFDLILVRFKELAQYRDYNANEMSKQSILLGDIQTANNRIKDLITKKTESSPSFDLYGKLNNNVGAMADLQDSLIKSRGDIQRYKEQINDCHRANQSAANKIRNGRFGR, from the coding sequence ATGAAACCCATTAACGCTACCGAAATTAGGAATTCATACACCAAGTTTATTTTAAACTTTGTTTTCCTAACACTCTTCTCTATTCTTTGCATTTATCTCTTTTTTGCAGCTTCTGATTACGAGTACACGCTACTCGATAAAAAAGTAAAAGAAACCGAAAAATTATCCTATTTACGAAAAGATATCAATACCAATTTCGATCTCATTTTAGTCCGCTTTAAAGAGCTTGCCCAATACCGTGATTATAATGCAAACGAAATGAGCAAACAGAGCATTTTACTTGGCGATATTCAAACCGCCAATAACAGGATAAAAGATTTAATTACGAAGAAGACCGAATCCAGTCCCAGTTTCGACCTATATGGGAAACTGAATAACAATGTTGGCGCAATGGCCGATTTACAAGATTCTCTTATTAAATCAAGAGGTGATATTCAAAGATACAAGGAACAAATAAACGACTGCCATCGTGCAAACCAATCAGCAGCTAACAAAATTAGAAATGGTAGGTTCGGCCGATAA
- a CDS encoding type VI secretion system baseplate subunit TssF — protein MKPVFYSSKDEIRNRILKNAEDFWNVKDSNDFDPLVKLIIEALSNELFNVANDVKNLENRIFDKISRILAPDHLTSSLPAHAIVHARPIEYEDYLSPYTQFAFKKNIQQENDKAKKIDIFFSPLHHVKVQNAAIKYIATGTTLFNVEQLSRQPILNTLPGSAIEKNTIYIGFNGIKNWMDFNKLNLFFDWKNYSVPENTYDLLSLGKWFYKDNELSAYTERFMDEPLTGKHEAPFQHKQLLNLIKADVLQFYSNRFITLGDLNDFNIDESKELPAAFANIFQPASLNQIDEKVKWLKVVFPAAINQEMLNELHIYTNAFPVVNKKLSQIKHRLKTMNNIIPIKTEAIDQMLAVENLKDNKGKSYNEIPYTNENDKGDGSFSIRYGGTERFDTRNAKELVDYLFELLRDEKASFSAYGPDFLSTVLKNLEQNIALIEQKSRSALKDIKELPSYIVLKPIDDADILFLDIWVTQAEEANHINAGSRLVVYENNKVNAESIFLLSQTKGGRSRLNATNRVQAYKYGLTTADRIITKADVINFCRYELGQKLKGITLAKGIVMDNKPNAGFIKTTDIIIEPADNLQLTVPDWEELLGLTLAKLNLRSTMNVHYRMLLKPTVYKMV, from the coding sequence ATGAAACCAGTTTTTTATTCATCAAAAGATGAGATCCGGAACAGAATTTTAAAAAATGCTGAAGATTTTTGGAACGTTAAGGATAGTAATGATTTTGATCCGCTTGTAAAATTAATTATTGAAGCCTTAAGTAACGAACTTTTTAATGTGGCCAATGATGTTAAAAATCTTGAGAATAGAATTTTCGATAAGATTAGCCGCATTTTAGCTCCCGATCATTTAACTTCATCGTTACCTGCGCACGCCATTGTCCACGCCAGGCCAATTGAATACGAAGATTACCTTTCTCCATATACACAGTTCGCTTTTAAGAAAAACATCCAGCAAGAAAATGATAAGGCAAAAAAAATAGACATTTTCTTCAGCCCCTTGCATCATGTAAAAGTTCAAAATGCTGCTATAAAATATATCGCAACCGGAACTACCCTTTTTAATGTAGAACAATTAAGCAGGCAACCTATTTTAAATACTTTACCTGGATCAGCAATAGAAAAAAACACCATCTACATCGGTTTTAATGGGATAAAAAACTGGATGGATTTTAACAAACTAAATTTATTTTTTGATTGGAAAAACTATTCGGTACCAGAGAACACTTACGATCTGTTATCCTTGGGAAAATGGTTCTATAAAGATAATGAGCTTAGTGCCTATACCGAACGTTTTATGGATGAGCCATTAACCGGAAAACACGAAGCGCCCTTTCAGCATAAACAGTTGCTTAATCTAATTAAGGCTGATGTGCTCCAGTTTTATAGCAACAGGTTTATTACCCTTGGCGATCTTAATGATTTTAATATTGATGAAAGTAAGGAGCTGCCTGCTGCCTTTGCAAACATTTTTCAGCCAGCAAGCTTAAACCAGATTGATGAAAAAGTAAAATGGCTTAAAGTGGTTTTTCCTGCGGCCATCAATCAGGAAATGCTGAATGAGCTTCATATCTATACCAATGCATTTCCGGTGGTAAATAAAAAGTTAAGCCAGATCAAACACCGGCTTAAAACGATGAATAATATCATCCCGATTAAAACCGAAGCTATAGACCAAATGCTGGCTGTAGAAAATCTGAAAGACAATAAAGGCAAAAGTTATAACGAAATTCCATACACCAATGAGAACGATAAAGGCGACGGTTCCTTCTCGATCAGGTATGGGGGCACCGAGCGCTTCGATACCAGAAATGCAAAAGAATTGGTCGATTATCTGTTTGAACTGCTCAGAGATGAGAAGGCTTCTTTTTCTGCCTATGGCCCCGATTTTTTAAGCACCGTGCTTAAAAATTTAGAACAGAATATTGCCCTTATTGAACAGAAGAGTCGCTCGGCATTAAAAGACATCAAAGAATTACCAAGCTATATTGTATTAAAACCGATTGATGATGCCGATATTCTGTTTTTAGATATTTGGGTTACACAAGCTGAAGAGGCTAACCACATTAATGCCGGTAGCCGTTTAGTGGTATACGAAAACAATAAGGTAAATGCAGAAAGCATCTTTTTATTAAGCCAAACAAAAGGCGGACGGTCGAGATTGAATGCAACCAACAGGGTACAGGCTTATAAGTATGGGCTAACCACTGCAGACCGGATTATTACCAAGGCAGATGTGATTAACTTTTGCCGATACGAATTAGGCCAAAAGCTTAAAGGCATTACCCTAGCCAAAGGCATTGTGATGGATAATAAACCCAATGCTGGATTTATTAAAACCACTGATATTATAATTGAGCCAGCAGATAACCTGCAGCTCACTGTGCCGGACTGGGAAGAACTGCTTGGCCTTACCTTGGCCAAATTAAACTTAAGAAGTACCATGAATGTACATTACCGCATGTTATTAAAGCCAACAGTATATAAAATGGTTTAA
- a CDS encoding PKD domain-containing protein translates to MSDTNTKQVNSNSQGYVILYILLAVLLLTGLIFLFKSSLFEKRAIDARILKDEIYLNEDLVFTDNTPKATKWLWEFGNGEKATTKTGSYHYTKPDTYIVRLTVDGELRQEFPITVRDTVKAAVVDSVLTISGPTAGLVNEEIRLEGDGEGKDFEWSFGETGRVDVKGKTALYTYRAPGKYVVRLRSDKARKPAFLNILITDPNAEIVEDLVAPGDGERKTIDDIRARLQAIANGADFNSNYYYLINKYMCSNEKVTVNVEMNGKKKQTDIYSYCMGLTFGGEIAVDEAQLTIKPNSTCASLLNIKQHSGTVQPAATATTDAPAKTK, encoded by the coding sequence ATGTCTGACACAAACACCAAGCAAGTTAACTCAAATTCGCAAGGCTACGTTATCCTTTACATCCTTTTGGCTGTATTGCTCTTAACAGGCCTGATTTTTTTATTTAAAAGCTCTTTGTTCGAAAAAAGAGCCATCGATGCAAGAATCCTCAAAGATGAAATTTATTTAAACGAGGATTTAGTTTTTACTGATAATACACCTAAAGCCACTAAATGGTTATGGGAATTCGGTAATGGCGAAAAAGCGACTACAAAAACCGGTTCCTATCATTACACTAAGCCCGATACTTATATTGTACGTTTAACCGTTGATGGCGAATTACGTCAGGAATTTCCAATAACCGTGCGCGATACTGTAAAAGCAGCAGTTGTCGATAGCGTGCTCACCATAAGCGGGCCAACTGCCGGTCTGGTTAATGAAGAGATCAGGCTGGAGGGCGATGGAGAAGGAAAAGATTTCGAATGGTCTTTCGGCGAAACCGGCCGTGTAGATGTTAAAGGAAAAACCGCTTTATACACCTACCGTGCACCTGGGAAATATGTAGTACGCCTTCGATCGGATAAAGCACGTAAACCAGCTTTTTTAAATATCCTGATTACCGATCCTAATGCCGAAATAGTGGAAGATCTGGTTGCACCCGGAGATGGAGAACGTAAAACCATTGATGATATCAGAGCCCGCCTACAAGCTATTGCAAATGGTGCTGATTTTAACTCCAACTATTATTATCTCATTAACAAATACATGTGCAGCAACGAAAAAGTAACTGTAAATGTGGAGATGAACGGAAAGAAAAAGCAGACTGATATTTACTCTTATTGCATGGGCTTAACTTTTGGCGGCGAAATCGCGGTTGACGAAGCGCAGTTAACCATTAAGCCAAATTCTACCTGCGCCAGTTTGTTAAACATTAAGCAACATTCTGGAACAGTCCAGCCTGCAGCAACAGCAACTACCGATGCTCCGGCAAAAACAAAATAG
- the tssO gene encoding type VI secretion system TssO, with the protein MIKLSIKERREQFLFFLALFVFTVGLLSFGIFYSGTSRYEISKEELEVKIRENDAFENMVKETMPTVDTTFKQITRYNPNVQAVFLKNDIQLSLGSIKAAFDRKASDSRYKIFVQTSQLYDRLFYDRQEQNRNITDIELHKRQLDDCITNRRQLQQTISAR; encoded by the coding sequence ATGATAAAACTTAGCATAAAAGAAAGACGGGAACAATTCTTGTTTTTTTTAGCCCTGTTTGTTTTTACTGTTGGGCTTTTAAGCTTTGGGATTTTTTACAGTGGTACATCCCGGTACGAAATTTCTAAAGAAGAACTTGAAGTGAAGATCCGTGAAAATGATGCCTTTGAAAATATGGTGAAAGAAACCATGCCTACTGTTGATACGACTTTTAAGCAGATTACACGCTATAACCCAAATGTGCAAGCGGTATTTTTAAAGAACGATATCCAGCTTTCGTTGGGCTCCATTAAAGCTGCGTTTGATCGAAAAGCATCAGATTCGAGATATAAAATCTTCGTTCAAACCTCACAACTGTACGACAGGTTATTTTACGATAGACAAGAACAAAATAGAAATATTACAGATATTGAACTGCACAAAAGGCAATTAGACGACTGTATTACCAACAGGCGTCAGCTGCAGCAAACAATATCTGCAAGATAA
- the tssR gene encoding type VI secretion system protein TssR domain-containing protein, whose product MKKYYALSILFLGISFAYAQSPASFGKKVKYMPKSYEKPAETININDNTSSSSLPWIVFSDREDNYTTTAPGGSLIMKKISFMEPFYVSKEENGYLKLIKYKAGMIRGRKINDKKSAISYGWIAKSKLLLWQRAFSNQKTGYAEKAIGIINGKNALTEPKFYFDTTDSILVYNTPELKDRRTKVRLHEIAYIYKKSEDGKKYLIGSDDQLVADTALKSIYGWVSAEAVHSWGDRLYITSVKPGNYDNDDSTSTAIKNGINNGTAFVVDPLLPRENLILRSVPVVSDDAGAYAVGIAADVYNKKDNKILTINGSALSYQDYVNLRKNKNKVNVVFVVDGGSPMTKYLSGMTNTIASFENIMGDFGKGTKVNYGGVVYRGETGCSLQGIFVSPIQDDYRQLMTFLSNQAKNTLRCNGEIAEEPVFAALKAGLNLFKTKKNETNLIVLVGSTGNVGGTNNYLINELSEQVALADARILALQVYSDFNQSFNDFVIQSRKLVSESAIRAAEYRKKTMVKGEGLKSFQPYNTSLQDSISYYLDYPKNSLIQGGVVFPTKGSVNSNQSMTIALRRFVKETNMDIYNQISSLDSAFRLTGISRKNLSADVEGLLPAPVGAEVADRMPHNAFKYYSTANVSADVVKNNRSTLQYAIVLNNMEYKQIVDVFSIMLGQNLQADQSSFRSKLVKNYVKMPKQLLGMKVSSGDIKAMTLASYIKLVTGLPLNNEFLSKYTVNDLKSTSRMPLDQFESYIKMLNQSVQQIKRATQIEQQFVSNGKIYYYITENNFNPAVLPTTN is encoded by the coding sequence ATGAAAAAATATTATGCCTTATCCATCCTGTTCTTAGGAATATCGTTTGCCTATGCACAATCACCGGCATCCTTTGGCAAAAAAGTGAAATACATGCCCAAATCGTATGAAAAGCCAGCCGAAACCATAAACATTAACGATAATACCAGTAGCAGCAGTTTACCCTGGATTGTTTTTTCCGATCGCGAAGACAACTATACCACCACTGCTCCAGGTGGAAGCCTGATTATGAAAAAAATCAGCTTCATGGAACCTTTTTATGTTTCAAAGGAAGAAAACGGATACCTGAAACTGATCAAGTATAAAGCAGGAATGATCAGAGGAAGAAAAATTAACGATAAAAAGAGCGCCATCAGTTACGGCTGGATAGCAAAATCTAAACTTCTTTTGTGGCAGCGTGCTTTTTCTAACCAAAAAACAGGTTATGCCGAAAAAGCTATTGGCATTATAAACGGTAAAAACGCACTTACAGAGCCAAAATTTTATTTCGATACTACCGACTCCATTTTGGTTTACAACACACCCGAACTTAAAGACAGGCGCACCAAAGTAAGGTTGCATGAAATTGCTTATATCTATAAAAAATCAGAAGATGGCAAAAAATATCTGATCGGTTCTGATGATCAGTTGGTTGCTGATACAGCTTTAAAAAGTATTTATGGATGGGTTTCTGCTGAGGCAGTACACAGTTGGGGAGATCGGCTGTATATAACATCTGTTAAGCCTGGTAATTACGATAACGATGATTCTACTTCAACGGCTATTAAAAATGGAATAAACAATGGAACAGCTTTCGTGGTTGATCCTCTATTGCCAAGAGAAAACCTGATTTTAAGAAGTGTTCCTGTAGTTTCTGATGATGCCGGTGCGTATGCTGTGGGGATAGCAGCCGATGTTTACAATAAAAAAGACAACAAAATATTAACCATTAATGGTTCAGCACTTTCTTATCAGGATTATGTGAATCTGCGTAAAAATAAAAATAAGGTTAATGTTGTTTTTGTAGTTGATGGTGGAAGCCCGATGACGAAGTATCTTTCCGGAATGACCAATACTATTGCTTCTTTTGAAAACATAATGGGCGATTTTGGTAAAGGGACTAAAGTAAATTATGGCGGTGTAGTATACCGTGGCGAAACGGGATGCTCATTACAAGGGATTTTTGTTAGTCCGATTCAGGATGATTACCGACAGTTGATGACTTTCCTGTCTAACCAGGCAAAAAATACACTGAGGTGTAACGGCGAAATTGCCGAAGAACCTGTATTTGCGGCATTAAAGGCCGGATTAAATTTGTTTAAAACGAAAAAGAACGAAACCAATTTAATTGTTTTGGTTGGTAGTACGGGTAATGTTGGCGGTACCAATAATTATCTTATTAACGAACTGAGTGAGCAGGTTGCACTTGCCGATGCCCGAATTTTAGCACTACAAGTTTATAGCGATTTTAACCAGTCGTTTAATGATTTTGTAATTCAGTCGCGAAAACTGGTTTCAGAATCAGCTATCCGTGCTGCCGAATACAGAAAAAAAACCATGGTTAAAGGAGAAGGTTTAAAAAGCTTCCAGCCTTATAACACCAGCCTCCAGGATTCAATTTCTTATTATTTAGATTATCCTAAAAACAGTTTAATACAAGGTGGGGTGGTTTTCCCAACTAAAGGTTCAGTAAATTCAAACCAGAGCATGACCATCGCTTTGCGCCGTTTTGTGAAAGAAACCAATATGGATATCTACAACCAGATCAGCTCTTTGGATAGCGCATTCCGTTTAACAGGTATATCGCGCAAAAACTTATCAGCTGATGTAGAAGGCTTACTACCAGCGCCGGTTGGCGCAGAAGTAGCTGACCGTATGCCGCACAATGCCTTTAAATATTACAGTACCGCCAACGTATCAGCCGATGTTGTAAAAAACAACCGCTCTACGCTGCAGTATGCCATTGTATTAAATAATATGGAATACAAGCAGATTGTAGATGTTTTTTCGATTATGTTGGGGCAAAACCTACAGGCAGATCAGTCTTCTTTCAGAAGCAAACTCGTTAAAAACTACGTTAAAATGCCTAAACAGCTGTTGGGGATGAAAGTATCTTCAGGAGATATTAAAGCAATGACTTTGGCCAGCTACATCAAATTGGTAACAGGTTTACCTTTAAATAACGAGTTTTTGTCAAAATATACTGTAAACGATTTAAAAAGCACCTCTAGAATGCCCCTCGATCAGTTTGAGAGTTATATCAAGATGTTAAATCAATCGGTACAACAGATCAAAAGGGCGACACAGATTGAACAACAATTTGTATCAAACGGAAAAATATATTACTACATCACCGAAAATAATTTTAACCCGGCAGTTTTGCCTACAACCAACTAA